aataatatgctTCATGATCATGTTCAAATAAAGCAAATTTAAAATGTAATCCTTCTGTGTCATCATTGGAAATATTGAGCAATGCTTTATCAACAGATTAATATTTATTgagtttttttcctgtttttaatCAAGAGGGTGGAGCCGAGAGAGAACAAATGCAGCaaattaaaaagagagagagaaagtgtgtgtgtgtgtgtgtgtgtgtgtgtatgtgtgtgtttgtgtggttagtCAAAGCAAGGGCTGTTTCTCAGTGACTTTAAGTAgacctgtgtatatgtgcatgcgtaagcaagtgtgtgtgagatcactgGTGGAAAATCTGTGTTCATGTTATGACAGTTTAAGCGAAGACTTCACTTGTCTCTTGGAAATGACTAGGAGCAATGTTCAaatagagaggtgtgtgtgtgtgtgtgtgtgtgtgtgtgtgtgtgtgtgtgtgtgtgtgtgtgtgtgtactataccCTCCTAGCTGCCCCTGTGCAGTTACCCAATGTACTATACCCTCCTAACCCTTaacacccttcacccttctgTGAGCAGTTACCCTACATGTTACCCCCTTCTAATGGCCCCAAATATAATACCCTACTGAAGGCTGGATAATCAAGACCTGGAAAAGCATCCTCCATCCAGCCTTCTAATGGTgtttgggtgggggttggggggagatAGGGAGCACCCCACCCCTCGCCTCCACCCCAACCCTCCTCCTCacgcagctcctcctcctcctcctgctcccagATGATACAGGAGGAACATCAGTGGGTCTGTTTCATCCGTGACAGGTGGTTAAGAGAATGTCTGTACGGTAGCTTCCCCATAAGCTGTAATATGCAGACCACCACGTGTTCTATGCATTATGTAGGCCTGCTTCATAACTGCTGCTCACATCAGTTTCACTGCTCTGGTGTAAATGACTCCTTAGACCAAATTATCACCAGAGTGCTGCTGCACATGCTCACAGCGTCTGCACCCATGCGATCTCACTGTGGGAGGGCTTCATAAGCCCCTTCACTCCCCGCTGATGGCTTTGGGTTGGCTCTTACTGTGGAGAGGCATCAACgtgtacacacacgctcacacacacgctcacacacacacactcactgacacgctcacacacaccacacacacacacactcactcactcacacactcacacacacaccacacacacacacacactcactcacactcacacacacacacactcactcacactcactcactcacacactcacacactcactcactcactcactcactctgtagGATGGCCGGCCTCGCGGCAAGTGTCTCAGATGTTCGTTGGTCAATGGCAAATGTTTTAATGCCGGTTGCAGCAGGCAAacacgccagaatggagaaaaagaaaacgaaCAAAAACTCCAAAACAATAGAtctcaataaataaaaaatgcccTAAACAATTCAGCTTCAACAAGGTAAAAGTAAACTCTCAATAATCCTGAGTTACGTAACAAGTTGTAGCGCTCCAATCTAAACAGTGCACATAGGTCGTCTAGAGGGGTTGGAAGTTGTTCCCCTTAGACTCGTCGCTCCCGAAGACCAGTTCTGCGCCGGTATTTATTTACCCCGGCCTGAACcattacacatcacaaatcAATTAACCATAAAAATACATATTCCGACTCATTATCCACTCAATACATTTCCCTATAGTACTACCgactacacaaatacactcatatTATATTACATAGCACTTTACACCAGTTATCACACCCCTCTCCTCACACCAACTTGGCCTGTGCACGTCTGACGTGGATGCGCCCAAAGTTCAAAGGACCGTCCTGACTTTCTAATCGGGTTGTTCCTCTGTGTCACATCTGGAAGTCAACATGCCACACGATTTCAGTCCCGGTATGTTTGGTGGTTGTATGTCCAATATGTGGTACTGATCGTGGTGAAGTATgatggttgtttgtgtgcatgtaccccaagctgtgtactgtgtgtgttttagcaacGGAATGTACTACCTTAgcggtaacgggcagccgcaccgttacacactcacaagcacacactcacactcacacacacgggggcagggagagggagtagGACCGTAGAGGGAGGATGGGGGCGGGGCTTGCCATCTGTCCATCTGCAGGAGGTGGGCGGGGTTCCCTCGAGTGTTTGGGTGGGCATGAACCAGTCcctgtgggtgtgcatgtgtgcatgtgtgtgtgtgtcttctgcgtgtgtgtaggtgtgtgtctcctcaggtgtgtgtgttcattcatgcACATAGTTGTGTCTCGCTAGgttctgtgtgtttccacacacaaaaaacgatGGACACGTCTGTCTGTCCCAAGgctatctgtgtgttgtgtgtatgtgtttgtttgtctttctttagGCCAGTGTATGTATCTgaagggggttgtgtgtgtgtgtgtatgcatgtgtgcgtttgtgtgtgcgtgcgtgctgatTATGATTTAAAAGACCGATTCTTACTTCTAAAACAGAAAGGCAAGGTATCTCCCTGACTAGAATAACGCTGGAGCCCCTACACACGCACCATGACGAGCTCCAGGCGTGCCTCTCTGACAGGCTAAACTTGCCTCGTCATCGCTAACCTCTCTGCCAGGCTAAACTTGCCTCGTCATCGCTAACCTCTCTGCCAGGCTAAACTTGCCTCGTCATCGCTAACCTCTCAGCCAGGCTAAACTTGCCTCGTCATCGTTAACCTCTCTGCCAGGCTAAACTTGCCTCGTCATCGCTAACCTCTCTGCCAGGCTAAACTTGCCTCGTCATCGCTAACCTCTCTGCCAGGCTAAACTTGCCTCGTCATCGTTAACCTCTCTGCCAGGCTAAACTTGCCTCGTCATCGTTAACCTCTCTGCCAGGATAAACTTGCCTCGGCATCGTTAACCCGTCACGGCACAACGGGCTTCCTCTGTGGCCTCCCTGGCtgggtggctgggtgggtgAACGCTCCGCCTTCTGCTCGGCGCTCCCTGCCGCTCTATCAGCTGGCCTGCCACATGACTGCTGTTGACATTAACAGCCCTAACCACTGGGTGATGCCCTCGgagtgtgtacacactcacacgtgtgcAGAACACTTGATGTATTGTTGTTTTAAAGGGGCCGGACTAGCAGGAagataagatgtgtgtgtgtgtgtctgtgtgtgtgtgtgtgtgtgtgtgtgtgtctgtgtgtgtgttataaagggTCCGGACCAGAAGGAAGataatgcaggtgtgtgtgttgttgtaaaGGGGCCGGACCAGCAGGAAGaaaaggcaggtgtgtgtgttagtgtgtgtatggtgatggCGGAGTTGTGTTCTGGCCAGAGAGTGCTCTGATTGTTCCCAGGTATGTGTAGGAGGTGTTGTATTGTGCAACATTGgaaagcattgtgtgtgtatttgtgtgtgtgtgtgtgtgtgtgtgtgtgtgtgtgtgtgtgtgtgtttgtgagcaagcGGATGCCCTTTGAAAGGAACTTAAGAGGTGGCGTTTCATGAATAGCAGCAGCTAAACTGACAGTCATCTTTGCTCAGCAGAACCAATAGCTGGGATTGGATTCTCCCATGTGTAGCgtctagtgaacacagcattctGGGATTGGATGCTTCCACGAGTAGCgtctagtgaacacagcattctGGGATTGGATGCTCCCACGAGTAGCTtctagtgaacacagcattctGGGATTGGATGCTCCCATGTGTAGCgtctagtgaacacagcattctGGGATTGGATGCTCCCACGAGTAGCgtctagtgaacacagcattctGGGATTGGATGCTCCCACGAGTAGCgtctagtgaacacagcattctGGGATTGGATGCTCCGACGAGTAGCgtctagtgaacacagcattctGGGATTGGATGCTCCCACGAGTAGCGTCTAGTGAACACAGCAGAAGCCGTGCGTCAGTGCGGGTAGTGCTCACAGTGGCCAAGAGATGAGCAGGCGGAACTGCATCAGAAATGGCAGAATAATAACATGTCTAATCAGATGACCCTTACAGTGGTGACCACTTTATTAAACCTCGTCAGACGAGACTATGACCAGGCCCTCCGTTTGATAGCtgtggagaaaaagaagagctaGGCTTTGCAGGAAAAGGCCTgcataagggtgtgtgtgtgtgtgtgtgtgtgctggcgtgtgtgtgtgtgtgtgtgtgtgtgtgtgtgtgtgctggagtgatCGTGTCACCAGTCAGACAGCAGCTGTATGCCAGCTGATAGAGAGAAGactgctgtctctgtgtctgtggggaggggagggagagggattttttttggggggggggggggggctagagaAAAGACTACTGCCTCTAAGTCTGCATTGAAGAAGGGAactagaagagagggagagcgatagagaaagagtgacagatagaaaagagagaaggagagaaagaggagagaacactTCTGTCCCCCTGTGTAGGGATGAAGGCAGACAGGAGGCAGTGagcgggacagagagagaaaggctagaggaaatgagagagagagagagagagagagggaggagaaggaggagtgtgGCACTAGTCTCCTCCAATTCCAAGAGGGAAATCACCAGACTTTAccctggaagtgtgtgtgtgttgtgtgtgtgtgtgttcgtttggtTGTGTTTTGTAATGCCGCTATAAAACTGACATTGGGCTTTCTCTCGACTGCTCCTCTGCGTCAGGTCTCCCttaggctgtgtctgtgtgtgtgtgtgtgtgtgtgtgtgtgtgtgggggggggggccttgcTCAGTCCTGTGTGCTGGACAGCAGCTGCAGTGGACTGGCTCTGTTGTTCTCTGATACTGTGCTCAACTGTAGCTCCTGTGCTCTTTAAAACCAATTAgagtctctgcacacacacacacacacacacacacacacacacacacacacacacacacacacacacacacacacacacacacacacacacacacacacacacacacacacacacacacacacacacacacacacacacgcacacacacacacacggcaggacGCAGCGCAAGTTTCTAGGGTTTGTTCGCTAGAAAACATATATGTTCCTTAAAGCTCTTTGATGAAGCAGTCTTTGAATAACTCCTTTGGACCATGTTTAGTGTCAGTTGGATACTTTTGTAAACCCTTTGGCTCGAAGCTTGTGCAAATACCCTTTATAGGACCTTTTAGCCGTGGGGGCAGTTAAATTGCCATCTCTTAGGATCGTGTAGTCTTTGACCTCGGAAACGGTTCTTGAACGATTGAACTACATAGATCCCTGTAAAGCCTCTGAGAGCTCCAGGTCCTTCTCAGCTTACAGATCACTCTAAGCATCCTGTAGATTTCAGATGACTCTAAGCATCCTATAGATTTCAGATGACTCTAAGCATCCTATGGATTTCAGATCACTCTAAGCATCCTGTAGATTTCAGATGACTCTAAGCATCCTATGGATTTCAGATCACTCTAAGCATCCTATGGATTTCAGATGGTGTGAGCGCTGTGATGTGAGGGCTGTTTAAATAGATCTGTAGTGTGGTGCTGCAGGCCTGCTGTCAGTGTAAATGGGCCCACGGCAGAGATCAATACGGTACTGGGCCCACAGAAGGATCAATACCCTACTGGGCCCACGGAGGGGATCAATACTGTACTGGGTCCACAGAAGGATCAATACTGTACTGGGCCCACAGAAGGATCAATACTGTACTGGGCCCACAGAAGGATCAATACTGTACTGGGCCCACAGAAGGATCAATACTGTACTGGGCCCACAGAAGGATCAATACTGTACTGGGCCCACagcagagatcaatactgtactgGGCCCTACTGTATGGTTGTTAGGCAGAGAGCTCGTATGCAGGTCAGGGATGAGTTTGGGATTTAAGAAGGCTGGATAAGTGTGGGCATTCATAGAACTTTCTGGAGAAAGTTTGGATTTACTGTTGATGAAGTTGAAGTCATAGCCCAGGGGTagaagctccacacacacagcctgcagggCTGGAGTAAGGAAATGATAAAACATTggtattgataaaaaaaatttaaaacacAACTATATCGACTAGTTTCTCAGGACCTTCCATCATCAATATTTATATAATTCCATAAAGTCACCCAAAGATCTATTTTGCttatttctttttcctcttctacagtttttgtaattatttgtgACTATTTGTATTTGGTGAGAACTAGATCCTCACTAGCATTCACAGAAGGAGTAGATGTGATTCTTATTCTAAGACGAAGGGGTGAAATAAGGACATGAAGCACTACCTGCCCTACATGATGGGTGAAAGGCTGGCACTTTCCCACAACACTGATAACTGAACAACCAGATATGTCCTGAAAAAAACACCATATCAGTGTCCTTGGACTCCAGTTCACCCCGAAAGTGATGAAACCTCCATAAATAATCACTAAATAACTTAAAAAGAGAGGGTGTTCAAAGACTGAGTCTCATAAagtcagggctctcaagttttgaagacaggcaagagtgacataccccccccccctcccggccacgcccccattccgcccgcccctcccctgccgtatgcccacagaccagccctgcccccccccccccatattattattagtgttttgttgttgttaataattgatcagacttgcagaaaagatttgacacatggcactgacaattcaaccaattactaagTATTAATTcaatgtgggagagagagagagaattatgacttgtgttgtttattgtaggtgtttgttgcctttttggactcttcatttttggtgttggttcccattatatatgccatagtcatagaattggatgtattaattaggaaaaatggtattcatgaacattgtagtcaaccttatgcatttaaatgtaccttgacctcttgcacactcgtctctgcagtcactggcaagtaaaagtttttgactgcgctggttgacttcagtgcttgctgtttggcctgatgccccttactgcctatgtgcctcgtcacatcccgcacacctggatgggcacaggagttctcttggcggcagatagagcaccagtaatatgagctggtgcttcctacagtaataaatggccatttagaggtccattcactattaaaagaggtcttgtaggtggctgctcctgggactattctcccttttgttctagccatctcctccactgtttcttccaccatctcttccaccgtctcctcctcctccacctgtactgtctcttcttcttccacctgtactgtctcttcctcttccaccatctcctcctctaatgtgtttacgttcTCTCGGCCTactctggcctttttagggggctttcctctttgggcgaaggacaggatgcttgtttgttttttaccagacatctttgaaagacagatgcaatgattaatgcatccatggccaggatatttataccatgctagtatgcctaatgagctcgcgattcacaacttcacgtgaagaagcctcgggaatctgaatagaatgttcaagcaaacacatttacaaaaaataatgcccataacatcattgaatattaagggctgcctaatattcgttcgaattataggctatatatatttttaataggcctactcgaatttattatagcctattaacgaagttcggagtcaaagctatagccTAGCCctagtgaaaaggcaaactgtgttgcctacaaacactcacaaaaactgatgctaattatctaggaaatattctctaactgcagtcaagttgtcattgcttttgtcaaaccattgtgaatttgttgtaacattaaaacaggagacgacttgctctgtgtagaagactgatgctcggagctccagtggtttcctcaggttaaggaaactttcggaagatcagtcgcgcgcaattccaggatgctttattttcattggttgctggattaaatcttacccagatacaacagatacaaaagacacttttttttctgattggctattttttttatttttttttattggctgataattggcacctcacggcagaactccaggggattcggggagacgtgcttgattcctccatggtgagggcagcgcggccaggtcatgttagCGCGCTGcgacacattaaatagcctagagttttttttcagcgtgagaaatacgatgtgtggcgggagtgcgtgattaaagaccgaaatgagtgactgtcacgctcaatgcgtgacacttgagagccctgtaaAGTACTACTGCAACTGCTAACACTATTTACTACCTCCAATTTCCTTTTTAAGTCTATATCTTTGTAGAGacttccctcctctctggtaTGACATTGCAGCCTGAGATGAACACAATATGATGCCACACCTGTCCTACATTATGGATGACAGGCTTGTATTTTCCCACAACACTGATAACCAGATATGTCTTGGATAAAATCAACATATCAGTGTCCCTGGATTTAGTTCACCCTGAAAGCAATGAAACCTCAATACATAATTACTAAATAACGTATAAAAAGAGAGTATACAAATAAAGACTTCCTTCCTCTCTGGTATGAAATTACATCCTCAGATGAACACAATATGAAGCCACACCTGTCCTACATAATGTGATATATTCATGTATATCAGTTCTTACATAATGAGTAACTGAGGCATATAAAAGAGGGTGTCTCAGGAGTAAGACTAACAACCTTCttcaactactactactgctactgctgcaaatactactactgctactactactactgcaaatagtactactgctactactactgctactgcaaatactactactgctactataaAACTACTGTGTGTCAGCGAGGAagtgatgttaaagatgagggctgttatcacactgctggtgctgctgctccccATGTGTGGATCTCTGACTCTGGGCACCCAGACTGatcttcacacagagagccagagcactggggctgctgctgctgctgctgctgctgaagtctCTGCCCAGCTGGAtgtctctgctgagctcagaGAACTCAGAGACATGGTAGTGGAGCAGAGAATGACTCTGACCTTCACTCCTGATGAGCAACAGAACACCAAATATCTGCTGAACAAAATAGTGGGTGAAAATGATGCAGTGAAACAAAGACTGGTGGCTAGTGAGACTAAAGTGGAGGCTCTGGAAAGGGTGAATttagcacaagaggcagagatgACAGCTGTGAAGACTGATGTGATGAACCTGATCAAGGAACATGCAGCACAAGATGCAGaactgacagcagtgaagaccagactggctgcaagtgaaactgaagtggtgaatctgaggaaggaagctgcagcacagacagctgatctgaggtcagtaaCTGAGAGAGTGGCAGTCACCGAGACTGACATGGAGCACGTGCAgaaagacactgcagcacaacacacagacctgaccactatgaagactgaggtggagaaactGAAATTGGAACaagcagcacaagaggcagaactGGTAGTGCTGAAGACAAGGATGGACACTGGTGAAGCCCAAGTGGAGACCAGACTGTCTGCCAGAgagactgaggtggagaaactCAAAATCGAACAcgcagcacaagaggcagagctgACAGAAGTGAAGACCAGAGTGGCAGTCACTGAGACTGAAGTAGTGAatctggagaaagagattaCAGAGAAACCCAAGGTAGCATTCTCAGCAGCTCTGACTGACTCAGGATACATAAAGGCTGGGAATACTGTTTTGAACTTGGTCTTCACTAAATCCATCACCAATGTTGGACAGGCCTACAGCAACATGACCGgcttcttcacagctccagtaaaAGGAGCCTACTACTTCAGATTCACAGTGTCAGATGTACTTTTCTCAACATACATGCATATCAGTATGTATAAGAATGGAGTGCAGGTCATGCAGTTGTATGAGTATGAAAATGGGCAATACAAATACAACTATCTCTCCAGTGGTgtgactctgcagctggaggtgggagatgaTGTTAACATGAGAATCCCTGCAGGCTCCAGGCTCTATGATGATTCTTATAACCGCAGcaccttcagtggcttcctgctctttactctttgaagggaacacactgctcaaatgctcatgttgtcaaatgataaataatatgcttcatgatcatgttcaaataaagcacattttaaaatgtaatcctTCTGTGTCATCATTGGAAATATTGAGCAATGCTTTATCAACACAGATTAATGTCTATTgagtgtttttctttaataAGAGTGTGGAACCAAGAGAGAACAGATGCAGCAaatgaaaaggacagagagagagagagcgagagagtgtgtgtctgtgtgtgtgtgtctgtgtgtgtgtgtgtgtgtgtgtgtgtgtgtgtgtgtgtgtgtgtgcgtgtgtgtgcgtgtgtgtggcgtgtgtgtgcgtgtgtgtgtgggtgtgcgtgtggttaGTCAAAGCAAGGGCTGCACCCGCACCTCGCCTCCACCCCAACCCTTctgcgtgtgtaggtgtgtctcctcaggtggtgtgtgtgtgtggtgttcattCATGCACATAGTTTGTGTCTGTCTAGGTTCTATGTgtttccacacacaaaaaacgatggacacatctgtctgtcccaaggctatctgtgtgtgtgtgtgtatgtgtttgcacctgtttgtctttctttagGCCAGTGTATGTAtctgaaggggtgtgtgtgtgtgtgtgtgagagtgtgtggtgtgtgtgtgtgtgtgtgttgtgtgtgtgtgtgtgtgtgtgtgtgtgtgtccaccacaACGTGGCCAGACTCAGAGCTTTGCTGCCGTCTCTACCCTCTCAGTTCCTGTGGCACTTTGCCAGGTCTGGcactcctgtgtgtgcgtgtgcgtgtgcgcgtgcgcgtgcgtgtgtgcgtgttttaacGCGTGCAGACatccgtgtctgtgtctttttgtgtttgaATTTGTATGGAGgtgggttcgtgtgtgtgtgtgtgtgtgtgtgtgtgtgtgtggtgtgtgtggtgtgtgtgtctctctctgtgtgtgtttggaatacacatacaaatgtaggGCAAGGACAGGGCCCTTGTGAGCATGTGGTTACAGAGGGCAAGCGTGAATAAGAAGCAAggatcatctctgtgtgtgtgtgtgtgtgtgtgtgtgtgtgtgtgtgtgtgggcgtgtaggGCGTCTGTAAAAATAGGGCAAGAaaatatttagtgtgtgtgttttgaagcgAGCACGTGTGAATGTGGAACAACTATATGTGCAGCTAGATGATGGACAGGCACGTCTacttgagtttgtgtttgtgtgtgtgagagtttgagagtgtgtgtgtgagagtttgagagtgtgtgtgtgtgtgtgtgtgttgttcctccCCCAGacattctctctgttctcttttcttctctcctggcCAAGTTCTAGCACCATGTCATCAGGATAATTAcagtaattctctctctctcctctctctttgtctctcccctctctctctctacctccctcccttccccctccccttaGAACAAAGGATCAGGATTACACAACCAGACACATTTAATGACTACCTTATAATCAACTCCGCTGTCTGGGCAGATATAGTACGTCTATATAATGTGTGTAGGTTTATAGTGTAACTTTAGTTTCAGTTACTAGTAATGGTAATATCACAGTTTACAATTTGCATGTTTTGGGCTGGGACAGCAATTGTGTTTGTATTGGTATGTtccacaaggtggcagtgttCTCACTGCTGGTTTGAGTGCAAATTATTACTTTGTACATTTAAGGGTTCCAAAAATTGCACCATAGCCC
This DNA window, taken from Clupea harengus unplaced genomic scaffold, Ch_v2.0.2, whole genome shotgun sequence, encodes the following:
- the LOC122132438 gene encoding uncharacterized protein LOC122132438: MLKMRAVITLLVLLLPMCGSLTLGTQTDLHTESQSTGAAAAAAAAEVSAQLDVSAELRELRDMVVEQRMTLTFTPDEQQNTKYLLNKIVGENDAVKQRLVASETKVEALERVNLAQEAEMTAVKTDVMNLIKEHAAQDAELTAVKTRLAASETEVVNLRKEAAAQTADLRSVTERVAVTETDMEHVQKDTAAQHTDLTTMKTEVEKLKLEQAAQEAELVVLKTRMDTGEAQVETRLSARETEVEKLKIEHAAQEAELTEVKTRVAVTETEVVNLEKEITEKPKVAFSAALTDSGYIKAGNTVLNLVFTKSITNVGQAYSNMTGFFTAPVKGAYYFRFTVSDVLFSTYMHISMYKNGVQVMQLYEYENGQYKYNYLSSGVTLQLEVGDDVNMRIPAGSRLYDDSYNRSTFSGFLLFTL